In Nostoc sp. GT001, a genomic segment contains:
- a CDS encoding energy-coupling factor ABC transporter permease, which produces MHIMEGYLPGNWAIFWWIVALPFFVLGLRSLTRITQANPELKLLLALAGAFTFVLSALKLPSVTGSSSHPTGTGLGAVLFGPLAMSVLGGLVLLFQALLLAHGGLTTLGANAFSMAIAGPFAAYWIYHLTMRLTGKQKIAIFLAAALGDLLTYLITSVQLALAFPAPVGGFIASFTKFAGIFAITQVPLAISEGLLTVLVWNWLQSYTPQELEFLKLIKREPQHNETV; this is translated from the coding sequence ATGCACATCATGGAAGGCTACTTACCAGGAAATTGGGCAATTTTTTGGTGGATAGTAGCGCTACCATTTTTTGTTTTAGGATTGCGATCGCTGACTCGGATCACCCAAGCTAACCCAGAACTAAAATTACTCTTGGCATTGGCGGGAGCTTTTACCTTTGTCTTGTCAGCGTTGAAACTTCCTTCAGTTACGGGTAGTTCTTCCCATCCCACAGGTACAGGGTTAGGAGCGGTGCTATTTGGCCCTCTGGCTATGTCAGTCCTGGGGGGTCTAGTTCTGTTATTTCAAGCGCTGCTGTTGGCTCATGGAGGGTTGACGACATTGGGGGCAAATGCTTTTTCGATGGCGATCGCAGGCCCATTTGCTGCTTACTGGATATATCATTTGACGATGCGGCTAACTGGTAAGCAAAAAATAGCCATCTTTTTAGCAGCCGCTTTGGGAGATTTACTCACCTACCTTATTACTTCCGTGCAACTCGCTCTAGCTTTTCCCGCACCTGTCGGTGGGTTTATAGCCTCATTTACCAAGTTTGCAGGCATTTTTGCGATTACTCAGGTTCCTTTGGCAATTAGTGAAGGTTTGCTAACTGTATTGGTGTGGAATTGGCTACAATCTTATACACCTCAAGAATTAGAATTTTTGAAATTAATCAAAAGGGAACCTCAACACAATGAAACAGTCTAA
- the cbiQ gene encoding cobalt ECF transporter T component CbiQ, with the protein MSLQIDTLAYTNRLRWLAPEQKLLFAIALLIIAAFSHTLVQVLIAVWMSTWTIIYAGIPSKIYFKLVYAASLFWLTSLPALVINGVNISHLHLVQNDSVAGLNIGSYYVYISIHGMEQGLTILTRAIASLSCLYFIMLTIPFTELLQVLRRVGFPMLLTDLLLLMYRFIFVLLNISAELWTAQQARGGYCTFRIGMKSLALLIGQLLKRTLENYRQVSLSLASRGFNGEFKVWHPHRYHLSKRYAIEAIIGCALLIALDWYDHATIFTRI; encoded by the coding sequence ATGAGTCTGCAAATAGATACCCTTGCATACACTAATCGGTTGCGGTGGTTAGCACCAGAGCAGAAATTACTGTTTGCGATCGCTCTGCTGATTATCGCTGCCTTTAGCCATACCCTAGTTCAAGTTTTGATTGCAGTTTGGATGAGTACTTGGACAATTATATATGCAGGAATTCCTAGCAAAATTTATTTCAAACTAGTGTATGCCGCTAGTTTATTCTGGTTAACAAGCTTACCAGCTTTAGTCATTAATGGCGTAAACATTTCTCACTTACATTTAGTGCAAAATGACTCAGTCGCAGGGTTGAATATTGGCTCTTATTATGTGTATATCAGTATTCACGGTATGGAGCAGGGATTGACAATTTTAACACGAGCGATCGCGTCTCTTTCCTGCTTATATTTCATTATGTTAACTATCCCCTTCACCGAGCTTTTACAAGTTCTGCGTCGTGTCGGTTTTCCTATGCTGTTAACCGATTTATTATTATTGATGTACCGCTTTATTTTTGTTCTTTTAAACATATCTGCCGAATTATGGACTGCCCAACAAGCTCGTGGTGGCTATTGCACTTTTAGAATTGGGATGAAAAGTTTAGCTCTATTAATTGGACAATTGCTCAAGCGAACCTTAGAAAACTATCGCCAAGTATCCTTGAGTTTAGCATCAAGGGGATTTAATGGAGAATTTAAAGTTTGGCATCCTCATCGCTATCATTTATCCAAGCGGTATGCCATCGAAGCAATTATAGGATGTGCATTATTAATAGCATTGGATTGGTATGATCATGCAACAATTTTTACTCGAATTTGA
- a CDS encoding ABC transporter ATP-binding protein, translated as MQQFLLEFEQLYYTYPGAQESALNGLNLRIPSHKKCALIGQNGCGKTTLFLLANGLYKPQKGSVYWHGKTLKYDRQSLMKLRQQVGLVFQDPEQQLVASTVEEDISYGLCNLGLPTGEIKQRVEQALAEFELTQLAQRPVHHLSLGQKKRVSIADVMVLKPELLLLDEPTAYLDKLHTRKLMTTLKKIHADGTTIVMATHDLDLVYRWADWIFVMDRGQLVIEGKPQDVFNQHEILEDLQLGVPLIYEMLFAEVSPEEEPVLERLRQRILHKFCNF; from the coding sequence ATGCAACAATTTTTACTCGAATTTGAGCAATTATATTACACTTATCCAGGGGCACAGGAATCAGCTTTAAATGGATTAAATCTCAGAATTCCTTCTCATAAAAAATGTGCGCTGATAGGTCAAAATGGTTGCGGCAAAACCACATTATTTTTATTAGCTAACGGTTTATATAAACCTCAAAAAGGCAGCGTGTATTGGCACGGTAAAACTCTAAAATACGATCGTCAATCACTGATGAAATTACGCCAACAAGTAGGGCTAGTTTTTCAAGATCCAGAGCAACAACTAGTAGCTTCTACCGTTGAAGAAGATATTTCTTATGGCTTGTGCAATTTAGGATTGCCAACAGGAGAAATTAAACAACGAGTTGAACAAGCCTTAGCAGAATTTGAACTTACCCAACTAGCACAAAGACCTGTCCATCATCTCAGCTTAGGGCAAAAAAAGCGAGTTTCCATAGCTGATGTTATGGTGCTAAAACCAGAACTGCTATTGCTAGATGAACCAACGGCGTATCTCGATAAGCTACATACTCGTAAGTTGATGACAACCCTGAAAAAGATTCATGCAGATGGTACGACTATAGTAATGGCAACCCACGATCTTGATTTAGTTTATCGTTGGGCAGACTGGATATTTGTCATGGATCGGGGACAACTCGTGATTGAAGGAAAACCCCAAGATGTTTTTAATCAACACGAAATTCTTGAAGATTTACAGCTAGGAGTGCCACTGATATATGAGATGTTATTTGCTGAGGTATCACCCGAAGAAGAACCAGTTTTAGAGCGCTTACGGCAAAGAATATTGCATAAATTTTGTAATTTTTAA
- the cofH gene encoding 7,8-didemethyl-8-hydroxy-5-deazariboflavin synthase subunit CofH — protein sequence MTKISVEKILERALMGYDLSPEEGVVLLQQTEPEAIAAIRATSDTLRHTQAGDTVTYIINRNINFTNICEQHCSFCAFRRDDGDADAYWLDSAQILEKATDAVKRGATEICMQGGLNPQALINGKSLPYYLKVVETIKQEFPHIHLHAFSPQEVQFIGRLDGLEYAEVITALRDAGVGSMPGTAAEVLDDEVRRILCPEKIDTATWLEIVSTAHKLGLHTTSTMLSGHIETHEQQIGHLEKLRSLQKTAINRGYPARITEFILLPFVGQEAPKSLRRRVGRDQPVLSDALLLGAVARIYLGNWIPNHQQSWVKLGLAGATEALAWGCNDIGGTLMEEHITTMAGALGGTCMEVEQLQTAIASLGRPYQQRDTLYQKVISR from the coding sequence TTGACAAAAATTTCTGTTGAAAAAATTCTTGAACGTGCCTTAATGGGGTACGACTTATCTCCCGAAGAGGGAGTAGTGTTATTACAACAAACTGAACCAGAGGCGATCGCAGCAATACGTGCTACATCCGATACACTCCGCCACACACAAGCAGGCGATACTGTCACCTATATAATTAACCGTAATATCAACTTTACTAATATTTGTGAGCAGCACTGTAGTTTTTGTGCATTCCGTCGAGATGATGGTGATGCCGATGCATACTGGTTAGATTCGGCGCAAATTTTGGAAAAAGCCACAGATGCAGTAAAACGGGGTGCGACAGAAATCTGTATGCAGGGGGGATTAAATCCACAAGCACTGATAAATGGTAAATCTTTGCCCTATTATCTCAAAGTCGTAGAAACCATTAAACAGGAATTTCCCCACATACATTTACACGCTTTCTCTCCCCAAGAAGTGCAATTTATCGGCAGACTTGACGGACTGGAATATGCTGAGGTGATTACTGCTTTGCGCGATGCTGGTGTTGGCTCAATGCCGGGAACAGCAGCGGAAGTATTGGACGATGAAGTTAGGCGGATATTGTGTCCAGAGAAGATTGACACAGCTACTTGGCTAGAAATTGTCAGCACCGCTCACAAATTAGGCTTGCATACCACTAGCACCATGTTATCTGGGCATATTGAAACCCACGAACAGCAAATCGGGCATTTAGAAAAATTGCGATCGCTCCAAAAAACCGCCATCAATCGGGGATATCCAGCAAGAATCACAGAATTTATTTTATTACCTTTCGTAGGTCAAGAAGCACCCAAATCCTTACGTCGCCGTGTTGGACGCGATCAACCAGTTTTAAGTGATGCCCTGCTATTAGGGGCTGTAGCGCGGATTTACTTAGGTAATTGGATTCCCAACCATCAGCAGAGTTGGGTAAAACTGGGGCTTGCAGGTGCGACAGAAGCGTTAGCTTGGGGTTGCAACGATATTGGCGGCACCTTGATGGAGGAGCATATCACCACAATGGCAGGTGCTTTAGGCGGTACGTGTATGGAAGTAGAACAATTGCAAACTGCGATCGCTTCTTTAGGACGACCTTACCAACAACGGGATACTCTTTATCAAAAAGTTATTAGTCGTTAG
- the psb27 gene encoding photosystem II protein Psb27, protein MHMKRYWSRLLALVLVVAIGLMGCSGSPDSLTGDYRQDTLAVVNIMRQALDLSQDSPDKAAIQAEARQKINDFSARYQRVNSVSGLGSFTTIRTALNSLAGHYSSYPNRPVPEKLKNRLEKELQQVETALKRGG, encoded by the coding sequence ATGCATATGAAGCGCTATTGGTCGCGTTTGCTTGCGCTGGTTTTGGTTGTAGCAATCGGCTTAATGGGTTGTTCTGGCAGTCCAGATAGTTTGACTGGGGATTATCGTCAAGACACCTTAGCTGTGGTCAATATTATGAGACAAGCCCTGGATCTTTCACAAGATTCACCAGACAAAGCAGCAATTCAAGCAGAAGCGCGTCAAAAAATTAATGACTTTTCAGCTCGCTACCAGCGGGTTAACTCTGTTTCTGGTCTTGGCTCGTTTACAACCATACGAACAGCCCTCAATTCCCTAGCTGGACACTACAGTTCTTACCCAAATCGTCCCGTACCCGAAAAACTCAAAAATCGTCTAGAGAAAGAGTTGCAGCAGGTAGAGACGGCGTTGAAACGTGGCGGTTAG
- a CDS encoding family 10 glycosylhydrolase, translated as MSNCPLKVARSTLFWRRLFAVVFTSSLLLPNLGSEPAKAQVTEYCQLSSAAAQQKENLRLLALKGKQDAQTRYQKIVQEQAQKLKECRSRTWPQTQALWLRLYPCDIQPGIIDQIMDRIVNGGYNQVYLEVFYDGQVLLPARANPTVWPAVIRTPGTENIDILATAIKKGRQRGLKVYAWMFTTNFGYTYAQRPDREGAIARNGKGQTSLYVVDNGSQLFIDPYNPQAKRDYYQLVQEVLRRRPDGLLLDYVRYPRQAGSDSIATKVSDLWLFSPATQEALFKRAQNYKALDLIRRFLSKGFVTGGDVAEVDKLYPQEGEPLWQGRTLPLAQKSILPATDRQRVLQWELWQLAVAHAMQGILDFVTIASYPAKQQNVSTGVVFFPDGNQTVGQGYDSRLQPWDRFPNTLEWHPMAYGTCGNVSCIVAQVQRVLSMAKPGTQIIPALAGQWGKSISNRPSLEVQMQALRKFAPQLKGVSHFAYSWQYPQNDSDRKFCRVK; from the coding sequence ATGTCTAACTGTCCCTTGAAGGTTGCAAGATCAACATTATTTTGGCGGCGCTTATTCGCTGTTGTTTTTACTAGTAGTTTGTTGCTCCCCAACTTGGGAAGCGAACCAGCAAAGGCGCAAGTAACTGAGTATTGTCAGTTATCATCGGCTGCGGCGCAACAAAAAGAAAATTTGCGTTTGTTAGCGCTCAAAGGCAAACAAGATGCTCAAACACGCTACCAAAAGATAGTACAAGAACAGGCGCAGAAATTAAAGGAATGTCGCTCTCGAACTTGGCCGCAAACTCAAGCCCTTTGGTTACGCTTGTATCCCTGTGACATTCAGCCAGGAATAATCGATCAGATTATGGATCGGATTGTTAATGGTGGCTATAACCAAGTTTATTTAGAAGTATTTTACGATGGGCAGGTACTATTACCAGCAAGAGCTAATCCGACGGTTTGGCCTGCTGTGATTCGCACTCCAGGGACAGAAAACATCGATATACTTGCCACAGCAATTAAAAAAGGTCGGCAACGTGGTTTGAAGGTCTATGCCTGGATGTTTACCACAAATTTCGGCTATACTTACGCCCAGCGCCCAGATAGAGAAGGTGCGATCGCTCGTAATGGCAAAGGTCAAACGAGTTTATATGTGGTAGATAATGGCTCTCAACTATTTATCGATCCCTACAACCCACAAGCAAAACGCGACTACTATCAATTGGTACAAGAAGTTTTGCGCCGTCGCCCAGATGGCTTGCTATTGGATTACGTGCGTTATCCCCGCCAAGCTGGAAGTGATTCTATCGCCACTAAAGTTTCAGATTTATGGCTATTTAGCCCTGCAACCCAAGAAGCTTTATTTAAACGGGCACAAAATTACAAAGCGCTGGACTTAATTCGCCGCTTTTTAAGCAAGGGATTCGTCACTGGTGGAGATGTAGCGGAAGTTGATAAACTTTATCCCCAGGAAGGAGAACCCCTTTGGCAAGGACGCACTCTCCCACTAGCGCAAAAGTCAATCCTGCCTGCAACCGATAGACAAAGAGTTTTACAATGGGAGTTGTGGCAGCTTGCCGTTGCCCACGCTATGCAAGGAATTCTAGATTTTGTCACCATCGCTAGTTACCCAGCAAAGCAGCAAAATGTTTCCACAGGAGTGGTGTTTTTTCCTGATGGCAACCAAACTGTCGGACAAGGGTATGATTCTCGTTTACAACCTTGGGATCGGTTCCCCAATACATTAGAGTGGCATCCTATGGCTTATGGGACTTGCGGTAATGTCAGTTGTATTGTGGCGCAAGTGCAACGGGTTTTGAGTATGGCAAAACCGGGTACACAGATAATCCCAGCTTTAGCTGGTCAGTGGGGAAAATCTATTAGTAATCGTCCATCCCTAGAAGTGCAAATGCAAGCACTCCGCAAATTTGCCCCGCAATTGAAGGGAGTTAGCCACTTTGCATATTCTTGGCAATATCCTCAGAATGATAGCGATCGCAAATTCTGTCGAGTTAAGTAG
- a CDS encoding molybdenum cofactor guanylyltransferase — protein MTCCRLTAIVLSGGKSSRMGQDKALIPIQGVPLLQRVCGIAKGCADVVYVVTPWPERYQDLLLPGCQFIREVPLSGESLAHGPLVGFAQGLAEVKTDWVLLLACDLPRLRVEVLQDWVTRLDRVGDNAIAALACHPKGWEPLCGFYRRRCLPQLLEFINQRGRSFQQWLRQYPVEVLPLAEPEMLFNCNTPEDLALN, from the coding sequence ATGACCTGCTGTAGATTAACAGCAATTGTGTTATCTGGGGGTAAAAGTTCTCGGATGGGTCAGGATAAAGCCTTGATTCCTATTCAAGGAGTGCCGTTGTTACAGCGAGTTTGTGGGATTGCCAAAGGCTGTGCTGATGTTGTTTATGTAGTAACTCCCTGGCCAGAACGCTATCAAGACTTGCTTTTGCCCGGTTGTCAGTTTATCCGAGAAGTACCTTTGTCTGGAGAATCTTTAGCCCACGGGCCTTTAGTTGGATTTGCTCAAGGACTAGCTGAAGTGAAAACAGATTGGGTGCTGTTACTAGCTTGCGATTTGCCGAGGTTGCGGGTTGAGGTGTTGCAAGATTGGGTAACTAGACTCGATCGCGTAGGGGATAATGCGATCGCAGCTTTAGCTTGTCATCCCAAAGGCTGGGAACCTCTGTGTGGTTTCTATCGCCGTCGCTGTTTGCCCCAACTTTTAGAGTTTATCAACCAAAGGGGGCGATCGTTTCAGCAGTGGCTTCGGCAATATCCGGTAGAAGTTTTGCCCTTAGCAGAACCCGAAATGCTATTTAACTGTAATACACCAGAGGACTTGGCTTTAAATTGA
- a CDS encoding PQQ-binding-like beta-propeller repeat protein, whose protein sequence is MFRANPQRTGVYNTTGIRHFKEVKWKLQLTSFDVHFSACPTVADGVICIGDGKRNFYVIDIQTGQQRWTFNPGSRYIASPTFANGIVYICSSDGIIYAIELETRQQRWQFKITERIGLGEYYSPVVVNGIVYIGSPEGYLYVLDASTGKQIWILQTTGNQRTSAPSIADGILYLGSSDGCVTSVDMETKQRNWVFQPSYPLILDSPFLPVITEKSVYCGSKGQALVALDIKTGEQKWTFEPENATLLYPPLTYPSVANGIVCVGSSNTIYGLDEATGQILWRFATETSASYPVIANEVVYVGINGVLWALKLATGQALWQFKPPEPELPLTDPRRWLYAFGKLAVEKGWVAYAPTVLSPAIADEVVYVLVYYSLDCTVLYALN, encoded by the coding sequence ATGTTCCGAGCAAACCCTCAACGTACTGGTGTATACAACACAACGGGTATCCGTCATTTCAAAGAGGTAAAGTGGAAGCTTCAACTTACAAGTTTTGATGTTCATTTTTCTGCCTGTCCAACAGTTGCCGACGGAGTGATTTGCATTGGGGACGGTAAAAGAAATTTCTATGTGATAGATATACAGACAGGGCAGCAGAGGTGGACTTTCAACCCTGGAAGTAGGTACATTGCTTCTCCAACATTTGCTAATGGAATAGTTTACATCTGTAGTTCAGATGGCATCATCTACGCTATTGAACTAGAAACAAGGCAGCAGAGGTGGCAATTCAAAATAACTGAAAGGATTGGGCTTGGAGAGTATTACTCTCCCGTAGTTGTGAATGGAATTGTATATATCGGTAGTCCCGAAGGTTATCTTTATGTCTTAGACGCTTCCACAGGGAAGCAAATCTGGATCTTACAAACTACAGGCAATCAGCGAACTTCTGCACCATCAATTGCCGATGGAATACTCTACCTTGGCAGCAGTGATGGATGTGTCACAAGTGTAGATATGGAAACAAAACAGCGAAACTGGGTATTTCAACCTTCTTATCCCTTAATCCTAGATAGTCCTTTTTTGCCTGTAATTACTGAGAAAAGTGTTTATTGCGGTAGCAAAGGACAAGCTCTTGTAGCATTGGACATAAAAACAGGGGAGCAAAAATGGACATTCGAGCCAGAAAATGCAACGCTACTTTATCCACCTCTAACTTATCCATCTGTTGCTAATGGAATCGTTTGTGTTGGTAGCAGCAATACTATTTACGGATTAGATGAAGCCACTGGACAAATACTCTGGAGGTTTGCAACAGAAACTTCGGCTTCGTACCCAGTTATTGCTAATGAGGTAGTCTACGTTGGAATTAACGGAGTACTGTGGGCTTTGAAGCTCGCCACTGGACAAGCATTATGGCAGTTTAAACCGCCAGAGCCAGAACTACCATTAACAGATCCAAGAAGATGGTTGTATGCATTTGGCAAATTGGCAGTAGAAAAAGGCTGGGTTGCTTATGCTCCAACGGTTCTTTCACCTGCGATCGCTGACGAAGTAGTTTACGTTTTAGTGTATTACAGTTTAGATTGCACAGTTCTCTATGCATTAAATTGA
- a CDS encoding thioredoxin domain-containing protein, with protein sequence MTNRLAEAKSLYLRKHAENPIDWWPWCDEALATARAQNKPIFLSIGYSSCHWCTVMEGEAFSDIAIADYMNINYLPIKVDREERPDLDSIYMQALQMMSGQGVGALNIFLSPEDLVPFYAGTYFPVDPRYGRPGFLQVLQALRRYYDTEKQELQQRKALIIESLLTSAVLQDGTTTELEDHELLRQGWEISTGVITPNQSGNSFPMIPYTELALRGTRFNFESRYDGKQVCTQRGLDLSLGGIYDHVASGFHRYTVDPTWTVPHFEKMLYDNGQIVEYLASLWSAGVQEPSFERAVAGTVQWLKREMTAPEGYFYASQDADSFTEPTAVEPEEGAFYIWSYSELEQLLTPEELTELQQQFTVTPNGNFEGHNVLQRRHSGQLSATLEMALSKLFTTRYGVNSESLETFPPARNNQEAKTTNWPGRIPSVTDTKMIVAWNSLMISGLARAAGVFQQPLYLELAARAANFILENQFVDGRFQRLNYQGEPTVLAQSEDYALFIKALLDLQACNPEHKQWLENAIAIQDEFNEFLWSVELGGYYNTSSDSSQDLIVRERSYADNATPSANGIAIANLVRLALLTDNLDYLDLAELGLKAFRSVMHRAPQACPSLFTALDWYRNSTLIRSTTEQINSLIPRFLPTAVFAITSDLPERSVGLVCQGLKCLAPAESVEHLLQQVEKSQNRG encoded by the coding sequence ATGACTAATCGCCTTGCTGAAGCTAAGAGCCTCTATCTCCGCAAACACGCCGAAAACCCGATTGATTGGTGGCCTTGGTGTGACGAAGCACTTGCAACTGCAAGGGCGCAAAATAAACCGATTTTTCTTTCCATTGGCTACTCTAGTTGCCACTGGTGTACTGTCATGGAAGGCGAGGCTTTTTCTGATATTGCGATCGCTGACTACATGAATATCAATTATCTTCCCATCAAAGTAGACAGGGAAGAAAGACCTGACCTCGATAGCATCTATATGCAAGCTTTGCAGATGATGAGCGGTCAAGGGGTTGGCGCTTTAAATATTTTTCTTTCCCCAGAAGATTTAGTGCCGTTTTACGCTGGTACTTATTTCCCTGTAGACCCGCGCTATGGTCGTCCGGGATTTTTGCAGGTGTTGCAAGCGCTTCGCCGTTATTACGATACAGAAAAACAAGAATTACAACAACGTAAAGCCTTAATTATTGAGTCTCTGCTCACGTCTGCGGTGTTGCAAGACGGTACAACAACTGAGCTTGAAGACCATGAATTACTCCGCCAAGGTTGGGAAATCAGTACAGGTGTAATTACTCCTAATCAATCTGGTAACAGTTTTCCGATGATTCCCTACACAGAATTAGCACTACGGGGAACTCGATTTAATTTTGAATCTCGCTATGATGGCAAGCAAGTTTGTACCCAACGAGGACTAGACTTATCACTGGGCGGCATTTATGACCATGTAGCTAGTGGTTTTCATCGCTATACTGTTGACCCGACTTGGACAGTACCCCACTTTGAAAAGATGCTCTACGACAATGGACAGATTGTCGAGTATCTGGCTTCTTTATGGAGTGCAGGAGTACAAGAGCCATCCTTTGAGAGGGCGGTTGCTGGGACTGTACAATGGCTGAAGCGGGAAATGACTGCGCCTGAAGGTTACTTCTATGCTTCTCAAGATGCGGACAGCTTCACTGAACCAACGGCGGTAGAACCAGAAGAAGGAGCCTTTTACATCTGGAGTTACAGCGAATTAGAACAACTGTTAACGCCTGAAGAATTAACGGAATTACAACAACAGTTTACGGTGACGCCTAACGGCAACTTTGAAGGACATAATGTTTTGCAAAGACGCCATTCAGGTCAACTGAGTGCAACGCTGGAAATGGCACTGAGTAAGCTGTTTACCACTCGTTATGGCGTTAATTCTGAGTCGCTGGAAACTTTTCCCCCGGCTCGGAACAACCAGGAAGCAAAAACCACTAACTGGCCAGGTCGCATTCCCTCGGTGACAGATACAAAGATGATTGTCGCCTGGAATAGCTTGATGATTTCCGGGCTAGCTAGGGCTGCTGGGGTTTTCCAACAACCTTTGTACCTGGAATTAGCAGCACGAGCGGCAAATTTTATTTTGGAAAATCAGTTTGTCGATGGGCGTTTCCAGAGACTCAATTATCAAGGAGAGCCAACTGTTTTAGCGCAGTCTGAAGATTACGCTTTGTTTATTAAAGCTCTCTTGGATTTACAAGCTTGCAACCCTGAGCATAAGCAATGGTTAGAAAATGCGATCGCTATCCAAGATGAATTTAACGAATTTCTTTGGAGTGTAGAGTTAGGTGGTTATTATAACACATCGAGTGATTCTAGTCAAGATTTAATTGTCAGAGAGCGCAGTTACGCAGATAATGCGACACCATCAGCTAATGGAATTGCGATCGCTAACCTTGTGCGTCTGGCCCTACTCACCGATAATCTAGATTATTTGGATTTAGCAGAACTTGGTTTGAAAGCTTTTCGGAGTGTCATGCATCGCGCTCCTCAAGCTTGCCCCAGTTTGTTTACAGCTTTGGATTGGTATCGTAATTCTACCTTAATTCGCAGTACAACTGAGCAAATAAACTCTCTGATCCCCAGATTTCTACCAACGGCTGTATTTGCCATCACATCTGATTTACCAGAGAGAAGCGTTGGGTTAGTTTGCCAAGGTTTGAAGTGTCTAGCACCAGCAGAAAGTGTAGAGCATTTATTGCAGCAGGTGGAGAAAAGTCAGAATAGGGGATGA
- the clpP gene encoding ATP-dependent Clp endopeptidase proteolytic subunit ClpP produces MIPIVIEQSGRGERAFDIYSRLLRERIIFLGQQVDNNIANLIVAQLLYLDAEDPEKDIYMYINSPGGSVTAGMGIFDTMKHIRPDVCTICTGLAASMGAFLLSAGAKGKRMSLPHSRIMIHQPLGGAQGQATDIEIQAREILYHKKRLNDYLADHTGQPIERIAEDTERDFFMSPEEAREYGLIDQVIDRHAAGSRPAVAAVN; encoded by the coding sequence ATGATTCCTATCGTTATTGAACAATCGGGTCGAGGTGAACGCGCCTTTGACATCTACTCACGGCTGTTACGTGAGCGCATCATCTTTTTGGGACAACAAGTTGATAACAACATTGCTAACTTGATTGTTGCCCAACTGCTGTATTTGGATGCTGAAGACCCGGAGAAAGACATTTATATGTACATCAATTCTCCCGGTGGTTCGGTGACGGCTGGTATGGGCATTTTTGACACTATGAAGCATATTCGCCCTGATGTCTGTACAATTTGTACCGGATTGGCAGCGAGTATGGGTGCTTTTCTCCTCAGCGCGGGTGCTAAGGGTAAGCGGATGAGTTTACCCCATTCTCGGATTATGATTCATCAACCTTTAGGCGGCGCTCAAGGACAGGCGACTGATATTGAAATTCAGGCGCGGGAAATTTTGTACCATAAGAAGCGGCTAAATGACTATTTAGCTGACCATACAGGTCAACCAATTGAGCGCATTGCTGAAGATACTGAACGTGACTTTTTCATGTCACCAGAGGAAGCCAGAGAGTACGGTTTGATTGACCAAGTGATTGACCGTCACGCCGCTGGTAGTCGTCCAGCAGTTGCTGCTGTTAATTAA